In Candidatus Wallbacteria bacterium, a single window of DNA contains:
- a CDS encoding DUF2283 domain-containing protein translates to MNIMYNAENDLLYIRFDAKKSELVNKRVNEDIVVDIDEDEKIVGIEILNASERINLKNLLPVKYQKLKIA, encoded by the coding sequence ATGAACATCATGTACAATGCAGAGAACGATCTCCTGTATATCCGATTCGATGCTAAAAAATCCGAACTGGTAAATAAACGGGTTAATGAAGATATTGTTGTAGACATCGATGAAGACGAGAAAATCGTCGGAATCGAAATTCTCAATGCCTCAGAAAGAATCAATTTGAAAAATCTGCTGCCCGTAAAATATCAAAAGCTGAAGATAGCTTAG
- a CDS encoding homocysteine S-methyltransferase family protein, which yields MKNLLDRLKNGEILVADGAMGTMLMERGLKPGDCPEAMNLSKIKVLEEIAMLYLEAGADIVQTNTFGGSPIKLSQYHLDGKTEKINANAVAAVKKIVKGKAYVSCSCGPTGRLMKPFGDADPADVLASYKRQLAAVIEAGGDVICVETMTDLTEASLAVQAAKEVNPKIPVMATMTFDLIPKGFYTIMGVNIEKAVKGLTKAGADILGSNCGNGIENMVKIAQEFHKFTDKPLIIQSNAGLPVVKGDKIVYKETPDFMAKFIPALVKAGVKIIGGCCGTTPEHIRAFRKAVDKLKK from the coding sequence ATGAAAAACCTGCTTGATCGATTGAAGAACGGCGAGATTCTTGTAGCTGACGGTGCCATGGGCACAATGCTGATGGAGCGCGGCCTGAAACCTGGCGACTGTCCGGAAGCGATGAATCTTTCGAAAATCAAGGTGCTGGAAGAAATCGCTATGTTATACCTTGAGGCAGGGGCGGACATCGTGCAGACCAACACTTTTGGCGGGTCCCCGATCAAGCTTTCGCAATATCATCTGGACGGAAAGACCGAAAAGATCAATGCCAATGCCGTTGCTGCAGTGAAGAAGATCGTGAAAGGCAAGGCCTATGTCTCCTGTTCCTGCGGCCCGACCGGCAGGCTGATGAAGCCATTCGGCGACGCAGACCCGGCCGATGTACTGGCATCATACAAGCGCCAGCTCGCCGCAGTGATCGAAGCAGGCGGTGACGTGATCTGCGTGGAGACTATGACAGACCTCACTGAAGCAAGCCTGGCAGTCCAGGCAGCCAAGGAAGTCAACCCCAAAATCCCGGTAATGGCCACCATGACCTTTGATCTGATCCCAAAGGGTTTTTACACAATCATGGGCGTGAACATCGAGAAAGCGGTAAAGGGTCTGACCAAAGCCGGAGCCGACATACTCGGCTCAAACTGCGGCAATGGCATCGAAAACATGGTCAAAATCGCCCAGGAATTCCACAAGTTCACTGACAAGCCGCTGATCATCCAGTCCAATGCCGGCCTGCCTGTAGTAAAGGGCGATAAAATTGTTTACAAAGAAACACCGGATTTCATGGCCAAATTCATCCCTGCCCTGGTCAAAGCAGGTGTCAAAATCATCGGCGGCTGCTGCGGCACCACGCCTGAGCACATTAGGGCTTTCCGGAAGGCAGTGGACAAGCTGAAAAAATGA
- a CDS encoding corrinoid protein: MDLLKDLSLAIQEGDEDKAVSLTKNAIKKKVKPNDILDKGLIAGMNVISEKFKNHEIFLPDVLMAAKAMQLGLDELKPLLVKADIKKVGKVVIGSVHGDLHDIGKNLVSIMLKGAGFEVIDLGHDVPAEKFVETAKKEGADFIGMSALLTTTMPVMKEVVDLLKKQKLTGKIKTVVGGAPLSEKFAKSIGADAYAYDAANAVDSLKGMLKKKK, from the coding sequence ATGGATTTATTGAAAGATCTTTCCCTGGCAATCCAGGAAGGCGACGAGGACAAAGCAGTCAGCCTGACAAAAAATGCGATCAAGAAAAAGGTCAAGCCCAATGACATTCTTGACAAAGGCCTGATCGCAGGCATGAACGTGATTTCGGAAAAATTCAAAAATCACGAGATTTTCCTGCCTGACGTGCTGATGGCTGCCAAGGCCATGCAACTCGGCCTGGACGAACTGAAGCCCCTGCTCGTGAAAGCTGACATCAAGAAAGTCGGCAAAGTGGTGATCGGCTCAGTACACGGCGACCTGCACGACATAGGCAAGAATCTGGTGAGCATCATGTTGAAAGGTGCCGGCTTTGAAGTGATAGACCTCGGCCACGATGTGCCTGCCGAAAAATTCGTGGAAACAGCGAAAAAAGAAGGCGCGGATTTTATCGGCATGTCTGCACTTCTCACCACCACCATGCCTGTAATGAAGGAAGTAGTGGACCTTCTGAAGAAGCAGAAACTGACAGGGAAAATCAAGACTGTAGTGGGTGGAGCTCCGCTCTCCGAGAAATTCGCGAAATCCATCGGAGCTGACGCCTATGCCTATGACGCGGCAAACGCAGTGGATAGTTTGAAAGGGATGCTGAAGAAAAAGAAGTAA
- a CDS encoding vitamin B12 dependent-methionine synthase activation domain-containing protein: MRNVLNFRSDQIRPGLDAILSAQEIPPGTKLQERLDRAIISALETFEQEAVPAGIIAEIDRDKFGKVFAGEGKNESDNPLALIWPRAQNLALFAVTLGEKISLSIERFFQTGEYNAGYLLDAVASVAADNLAALIEAWYCMNLQERKLFSPGFKALRYSPGYCGWHISGQKKLFEFLNPSEIGISLNQSFLMQPLKSVSGVIVSGDRGIHEFENAYAFCETCRTRSCRERIMMVS; encoded by the coding sequence ATGAGAAATGTGCTGAACTTTCGCAGCGATCAAATCAGACCGGGACTGGATGCGATTCTCTCAGCCCAGGAAATACCGCCTGGAACGAAGCTGCAGGAGCGCCTGGACAGGGCGATCATTTCAGCTTTGGAAACTTTTGAGCAGGAAGCAGTTCCAGCCGGGATCATTGCAGAGATTGACAGGGATAAATTCGGTAAGGTTTTTGCAGGAGAAGGAAAGAATGAATCAGACAATCCGCTGGCCTTGATCTGGCCCAGAGCACAGAACCTGGCGCTCTTTGCAGTGACATTGGGGGAGAAGATCAGTCTGAGCATTGAACGATTTTTCCAGACTGGTGAATACAATGCCGGATATCTGCTGGATGCTGTTGCGTCAGTCGCAGCCGACAATCTGGCCGCACTGATCGAAGCATGGTACTGCATGAACCTGCAGGAAAGGAAACTGTTTTCCCCTGGCTTCAAGGCATTGCGTTACAGCCCAGGGTATTGCGGCTGGCACATCAGCGGGCAGAAAAAGCTGTTTGAATTCCTTAATCCTTCAGAAATCGGCATCAGTCTGAATCAAAGCTTCCTGATGCAGCCGCTGAAATCTGTGTCAGGCGTGATCGTGAGCGGTGACCGCGGAATCCACGAATTTGAAAATGCCTATGCTTTCTGTGAAACCTGCAGAACCCGTTCCTGCAGGGAACGGATAATGATGGTTTCGTAA
- a CDS encoding DUF4258 domain-containing protein, whose protein sequence is MKIQIDPHTLERASERGVSESEIKDTILNGKEIQAKYGRLGNFKIFSYNKSRHGRHYQHKKVEVFFIVKDDTAITVTVYAFYGEWEE, encoded by the coding sequence ATGAAAATTCAAATAGATCCGCATACTTTGGAGCGGGCATCTGAGCGTGGAGTCAGTGAATCGGAAATCAAAGACACCATTCTCAACGGAAAAGAGATCCAGGCGAAATATGGCAGATTAGGTAATTTCAAGATTTTCAGTTATAATAAATCAAGACATGGCAGACATTATCAACATAAGAAAGTAGAAGTGTTTTTTATTGTCAAAGATGATACTGCCATCACAGTGACAGTGTATGCGTTTTATGGGGAGTGGGAGGAATAA